The following are encoded in a window of Manihot esculenta cultivar AM560-2 chromosome 8, M.esculenta_v8, whole genome shotgun sequence genomic DNA:
- the LOC110620881 gene encoding lipid phosphate phosphatase gamma encodes MSHHPPLKAVTLTHVRYQRGDRLGHFLAWVSLVPVFISLGGFICHFIFRRELQGMFFALGLLISQFISELIKKSVQQARPETCIFLEMCDSHGWPSSHSQYMFFFATYFTLLTFKGIGLTEVKHKWARCFLPWLLAVLTMQSRVYLGYHTVAQVFAGATLGILLGAAWFWMVNYKLFYFFPVIEESRFGRMFYVKDTSHIQNVLEFEYENARRARKDMAAKCN; translated from the coding sequence ATGTCCCATCATCCTCCACTCAAAGCCGTCACTCTCACCCACGTCCGGTACCAAAGGGGCGATCGTTTAGGCCATTTCTTAGCTTGGGTCTCGCTCGTCCCGGTCTTCATAAGCCTAGGTGGATTCATTTGCCATTTCATCTTCCGTCGGGAACTTCAAGGCATGTTCTTCGCCCTCGGACTCCTCATTTCCCAATTCATTAGCGAGCTCATCAAGAAATCGGTCCAGCAAGCCCGCCCCGAGACCTGCATCTTCCTCGAGATGTGCGATTCGCATGGCTGGCCCTCCAGTCACTCCCAATATATGTTCTTCTTCGCCACCTATTTCACTCTCTTGACCTTTAAAGGAATTGGATTAACGGAGGTTAAGCACAAGTGGGCCAGATGCTTCCTCCCCTGGTTATTGGCGGTCTTGACCATGCAGTCCAGGGTGTATTTGGGCTACCATACGGTTGCGCAGGTGTTTGCTGGTGCTACTTTGGGGATTTTGCTTGGAGCTGCGTGGTTTTGGATGGTGAATTATAAGctattttatttctttcctGTGATTGAGGAGAGCAGGTTCGGGAGGATGTTTTATGTCAAGGATACTTCGCATATACAAAATGTTTTGGAATTTGAATATGAGAATGCAAGAAGAGCTAGAAAGGATATGGCTGCCAAGTGCAATTGA